In Paenibacillus sp. 1781tsa1, one DNA window encodes the following:
- a CDS encoding alpha-glucuronidase family glycosyl hydrolase produces the protein MNQSVIQSALSGPQYDAWLGYHSELPKANGIAYKKAPAWSKLILAEENHGVITTALTELSRGLEKLYGVKPSVSQLSDAQQSERHNHDSAPAIRIGTWTGSTSVAASFSETERSTVQEEGYIIRENETEGVLVIGSETSQGVLYGAFHLLRELTMDQGSTSEADGAVSKWSFITEQPTNALRMINQWDNVDGSIERGYAGDSIFYDNGEFTLDLDRIRDYARLLASTGINAISINNVNVHRRESLFLTERYLSDVAKVAAEFRAYGIRLFLSANYASPIEIGGLRTADPLDAQVREWWNIQTAKVYAAIPDFGGYLIKADSENRPGPFTYNRDHADGANMLAEALRPFGGLVIWRCFVYNCKQDWRDRSTDRARAAYDHFTPLDGRFAENVILQIKNGPMDFQVREAVSPLFGAMENTNQVIEFQITQEYTGQQRHLCYLVPQWKEVLDFDTYAKGEGSEIKRIADGSLYKRPHSGFAAVSNIGADACWTGHPLAQANLYGYGRLAWNPELSAEEIADEWVRLTFGHEHEVVRQVTGMLLTSLDIYENYTAPLGVGWMVNPEHHYGPNVDGYEYSKWGTYHFADCHGIGVDRTVKSGTGYTSQYHSENADRYESLDTCPDELILFFHHVPYTHVLHSGKTVIQHIYDTHFEGVAQAEGLAETWRQLEGKIDPVIFSKVASLQDNQAEHAKEWRDMINTYFYRKSGIADEQGRIIY, from the coding sequence ATGAACCAATCTGTCATTCAATCTGCCTTGTCAGGTCCACAGTATGATGCGTGGCTGGGATATCACTCCGAATTGCCAAAAGCGAATGGAATTGCCTATAAGAAGGCTCCTGCGTGGAGCAAGCTGATTCTGGCGGAAGAGAACCATGGAGTAATCACAACAGCGCTGACCGAACTTTCACGGGGACTGGAGAAGTTGTATGGCGTGAAGCCCTCGGTCAGTCAGCTGTCTGATGCTCAGCAAAGTGAGCGGCACAATCACGATTCCGCTCCCGCCATACGAATCGGTACTTGGACAGGGAGCACTTCGGTGGCTGCGTCGTTCAGTGAGACAGAGCGTTCAACTGTTCAAGAAGAAGGGTACATCATTCGTGAGAACGAGACCGAAGGTGTACTGGTCATTGGATCAGAGACTTCCCAAGGTGTATTGTATGGTGCATTCCATCTGCTTCGGGAACTGACAATGGATCAAGGGAGTACAAGTGAGGCGGATGGCGCTGTGAGTAAATGGAGCTTCATTACAGAGCAGCCTACCAATGCGCTACGGATGATTAATCAATGGGATAACGTGGACGGCAGCATTGAACGTGGTTACGCAGGAGACTCCATTTTCTATGATAACGGGGAATTCACACTGGACTTGGACCGCATCAGGGACTACGCACGCTTGCTCGCTTCGACGGGCATCAATGCTATATCGATCAATAATGTCAATGTACACCGCCGTGAGAGCCTGTTTCTGACGGAACGTTATCTTAGCGATGTGGCGAAGGTTGCTGCTGAATTCAGAGCGTATGGTATTCGATTGTTCCTGAGCGCCAACTACGCGAGTCCAATCGAGATTGGTGGATTACGTACGGCAGATCCGCTGGATGCACAGGTACGGGAATGGTGGAACATTCAAACGGCCAAGGTGTACGCAGCGATTCCGGATTTTGGCGGTTACCTGATCAAGGCAGACTCCGAGAACCGTCCAGGACCGTTCACGTATAACCGTGATCATGCTGATGGTGCAAACATGTTGGCTGAAGCCCTTCGTCCATTCGGTGGATTGGTCATCTGGCGTTGCTTCGTCTATAACTGTAAGCAGGACTGGCGGGATCGTTCCACTGACCGTGCACGTGCAGCATATGACCACTTTACGCCGCTGGATGGGCGTTTTGCCGAAAATGTCATTTTGCAGATCAAGAACGGGCCGATGGACTTTCAGGTGAGGGAGGCGGTATCCCCGTTGTTTGGCGCCATGGAAAATACGAATCAGGTGATTGAATTCCAGATTACACAGGAATATACCGGGCAACAGCGTCATCTCTGTTATCTGGTTCCCCAGTGGAAAGAAGTACTGGACTTTGACACATACGCCAAAGGCGAAGGTTCAGAGATCAAGCGCATTGCGGACGGTTCTCTGTATAAACGACCTCACAGTGGCTTCGCCGCAGTATCCAACATTGGTGCAGATGCCTGTTGGACAGGACATCCCCTCGCGCAGGCGAATCTGTATGGATACGGAAGACTTGCGTGGAATCCGGAGCTGTCGGCGGAAGAGATTGCCGATGAGTGGGTCAGACTGACATTTGGACATGAACACGAAGTTGTGCGCCAGGTTACGGGGATGCTTTTGACTTCATTAGATATCTATGAGAATTATACTGCGCCTCTCGGTGTGGGTTGGATGGTTAATCCGGAACATCATTATGGACCGAATGTAGATGGATACGAGTATTCCAAATGGGGGACGTATCACTTTGCCGATTGTCATGGCATTGGTGTAGATCGAACCGTGAAGAGCGGCACAGGGTATACCTCGCAGTATCATTCTGAGAATGCCGATCGTTATGAGTCCTTGGACACCTGTCCGGATGAGTTAATCCTGTTTTTCCATCACGTGCCATACACCCATGTTCTGCATTCTGGTAAAACGGTCATTCAGCATATTTATGATACACACTTTGAAGGTGTTGCACAGGCGGAGGGGTTAGCCGAGACATGGAGACAGCTGGAGGGAAAAATTGACCCGGTCATTTTCAGCAAAGTTGCTTCATTACAGGACAACCAAGCCGAACATGCGAAGGAATGGCGGGACATGATCAATACGTACTTCTATCGCAAGAGCGGAATTGCGGATGAACAAGGTCGAATAATCTATTAA
- a CDS encoding glycoside hydrolase family 52 protein has product MSTSKSIFYNAHHAPIGAFASFTLGYKGAKGGLGLELGKPADQNVYIGLQSRDGENYQALPFYEASEDESSRYDVEKLENGDTASTTASQVPQPLIAAFRDEEITREFTSGTDTWTAGDLTFRIYTPVRPVPDPTSGDREALMDALVPAVLVEMTIDNTQGQQARKAYFGYQGNDPYSAMRLIGGPEGGSITGVGQGRLTAIMSADDGLWPARGFTLEKLLQEKHRDNLAFGLGSTAALLMEVPAGEKRTYQFAVCFYRGGIVTTGMDTTYWYTRYFSDIQAAGEYALQRFSELTASCGEVEQRLGTAALTEDQSFMLAHSIHSYFASTQLLDADGEPLWVVNEGEYRMMNTLDLTADQLYFELALNPWTVRNELEWFVKRYSYTDQVRFPGEEKLHPGGITFTHDMGVANVFSRSGYSAYELVGIDDCFSQMSHEELVNWLCCATVYIEQTQDQTFVKNMLPVIQNCFESMLNRDHPNAEQRNGLMGLDSSRTQGGAEITTYDSLDVSLGQSRNNIYLAGKCWAVYVALEKLFATEKLADLSHQAGIQADRCAASIAAQLTDGGYIPAVIAENNDSRIIPAIEGLVFPYFTGCEAALDVNGRFGPYLKALQTHLKTVLVPGTCLFEDGGWKLSSTSNNSWLSKIYLSQFIARELLDVEWNETGKAADAAHVNWLLHPEESYWCWSDQILSGVAVGSKYYPRGVTSILWLLEGKGNRLAQIYATKEAVQ; this is encoded by the coding sequence TGGAGAGAATTATCAGGCGCTTCCTTTTTATGAAGCTTCCGAGGATGAGAGCAGCCGCTATGATGTAGAGAAGTTGGAGAATGGGGACACGGCGTCCACAACAGCGTCCCAAGTTCCACAACCTCTTATTGCGGCTTTTCGTGATGAAGAGATTACCCGTGAATTCACCTCAGGTACGGATACATGGACTGCAGGAGATCTGACATTCCGTATCTACACGCCTGTACGTCCGGTACCTGATCCAACGAGTGGAGATCGAGAAGCTTTAATGGATGCTCTCGTACCTGCCGTATTGGTTGAGATGACGATTGACAATACACAAGGTCAACAAGCACGCAAAGCCTACTTTGGTTATCAGGGAAATGATCCGTACTCTGCGATGCGTCTGATTGGGGGACCGGAAGGTGGCTCCATCACAGGTGTGGGACAAGGTCGACTTACAGCGATTATGTCGGCAGATGACGGACTGTGGCCCGCACGCGGATTCACGCTGGAGAAACTCTTGCAGGAGAAACATCGGGATAATCTGGCATTTGGACTTGGCTCAACCGCTGCACTACTGATGGAAGTGCCGGCTGGAGAGAAACGTACGTATCAATTCGCAGTATGTTTCTATCGCGGGGGCATTGTGACAACCGGAATGGACACAACGTATTGGTATACGCGCTACTTCTCCGATATTCAGGCAGCAGGAGAGTATGCACTACAACGATTCAGTGAGTTGACCGCATCCTGTGGAGAGGTTGAACAGCGCCTTGGAACGGCTGCTTTGACTGAAGATCAATCATTCATGCTTGCTCATTCCATTCACAGCTATTTTGCCAGTACTCAATTGCTGGATGCCGATGGCGAGCCACTCTGGGTGGTGAACGAAGGTGAGTATCGGATGATGAACACACTTGATCTGACGGCCGATCAGTTGTACTTCGAGCTTGCCTTGAATCCATGGACGGTGCGTAATGAGCTGGAGTGGTTTGTCAAACGATACAGTTACACGGATCAGGTTCGTTTCCCGGGGGAAGAAAAGTTACATCCGGGCGGAATTACCTTTACCCATGATATGGGTGTTGCCAACGTGTTCTCACGCTCTGGATACTCGGCATATGAGCTGGTTGGCATTGACGACTGCTTTTCACAGATGAGCCACGAGGAACTGGTGAACTGGCTCTGCTGTGCGACAGTATACATTGAACAGACACAGGATCAAACGTTTGTGAAAAACATGCTGCCTGTTATCCAGAATTGCTTCGAAAGTATGCTTAATCGTGACCATCCTAACGCGGAGCAGCGTAACGGTCTAATGGGTCTCGATAGCAGTCGAACCCAAGGTGGAGCGGAAATTACGACTTACGACAGCCTGGATGTGTCACTGGGTCAGTCTCGCAATAATATCTATCTGGCGGGTAAATGTTGGGCGGTCTATGTTGCATTGGAGAAGCTGTTCGCAACGGAGAAGTTGGCGGATCTGTCACATCAAGCAGGGATTCAAGCGGATCGCTGCGCAGCCAGTATTGCTGCACAGTTGACGGATGGCGGCTACATTCCAGCTGTTATTGCAGAAAATAATGATTCCCGAATCATTCCGGCGATTGAAGGTCTGGTGTTCCCTTACTTTACAGGCTGTGAAGCAGCGTTGGATGTCAATGGTCGTTTTGGACCTTATCTGAAAGCACTCCAAACTCATCTGAAGACGGTTCTTGTACCGGGAACATGTCTGTTCGAAGATGGAGGCTGGAAACTGTCTTCAACAAGCAATAACTCGTGGCTGAGCAAAATCTATCTGTCCCAGTTTATCGCTAGAGAGCTGCTGGATGTGGAATGGAATGAGACAGGCAAGGCAGCAGACGCGGCTCATGTCAACTGGCTGCTGCATCCGGAGGAATCGTACTGGTGCTGGAGTGACCAGATCCTGTCTGGTGTAGCGGTTGGCAGCAAGTACTATCCGCGTGGTGTAACGTCGATTCTATGGCTACTCGAAGGAAAAGGGAATCGCCTTGCGCAGATCTATGCTACCAAGGAGGCGGTACAATGA